The following are encoded together in the Zygosaccharomyces rouxii strain CBS732 chromosome C complete sequence genome:
- the VTI1 gene encoding v-SNARE protein VTI1 (similar to uniprot|Q04338 Saccharomyces cerevisiae YMR197C VTI1 Involved in cis-Golgi membrane traffic Vti1p is a v-SNARE that interacts with two t-SNARES Sed5p and Pep12p), which yields MSALLTSYESDYRSTFDDARSRLQTAPTQALSERNLTLRQVEQQQEELVDLIDQMEIEVNSAIPNGQERANYKAKLRGYRKQVQNDLRQPLQQLIDSTDRDLLFGEQNHQFDHLDDDQRQQLLSNHSILQGTGDRLRDATRIATETEGIGSNIMNDLRSQRETLENARQTLFTADSYVDKSIRTLKTMSRRLVANKFISYAIIAVLILLILLVLFSKFRS from the coding sequence ATGAGCGCACTATTGACCTCATACGAATCCGACTACCGTTCCACCTTCGATGATGCTCGTTCTAGGCTGCAAACTGCCCCCACGCAAGCTCTCTCAGAACGTAATTTGACTTTAAGGCAGGTGGAACAACAGCAAGAGGAGTTAGTGGATCTCATAgatcaaatggaaattgAAGTTAATAGCGCTATTCCAAATGGTCAAGAACGTGCAAATTATAAGGCAAAATTACGTGGATACCGCAAACAAGTTCAAAATGATTTAAGGCAACCATTACAACAGTTAATTGATTCAACAGATAGAGATCTGTTATTTGGCGAGCagaatcatcaatttgatcATCTAGACGATGATCAAAGGCAACAACTTTTATCGAATCATTCAATTTTACAAGGTACAGGTGATAGATTGAGAGATGCTACTAGGATTGCTACGGAAACTGAGGGTATCGGTTCAAATATCATGAATGATTTAAGGTCACAGAGGGAGACTTTGGAGAATGCCAGACAAACTCTTTTCACCGCTGATTCATACGTGGATAAAAGTATTCGTACACTAAAGACAATGAGTCGTAGGTTAGTAGCTAATAAATTTATCAGCTATGCCATCATCGCCGTTTTGATTCTATTAATCCTATTAGttctattttcaaaattcaGATCCTAA